A stretch of DNA from Paenibacillus albus:
AATAAGGCGACTTGCTCGCTCATTAGCTTGATCTCTCCTCTTCATTAGGTAATCTGCTAGATACGAAAAGCGGTGCAATAATCAAACTTGCTTTGAAAGTTGAACATATTCGGAGCGTTTGCAGCTCGCCTATAATGATCTCGGGTAGTGTACGAATCTATGGAGACAGATGAAAGGGTGTAGCGGATAAGATGGTTGATTATGCGAAGTATCGTCTGGATGATGCAATGATGTTGAAGCGGTTGGCCCATCCGAATGGCAAAGTTAGAATGATTTTGGATACGGATGCATTCAATGAAGTGGACGATCAGTTTGCGCTGGCATACAGCTTGCTGTCGCCGGAGAAGCTTCAGGTGCTGGCCGTGACGGCTGCGCCATTCTTCAATTGGAACTCGACAAGCCCCGGCGAGGGTATGGAGAAAAGCTATCATGAGATCTTCAATATCTACAAGCTGATGGAGCTGAATCAAGCGCCGCCGGTGTACCGGGGATCAGCTCAATTCATGGACAGTGCAGATGAGCCCGTTCCAAGCCAGGCTGTGGACCGCATCATAGAGCTCGCATTAAGTGGCGGGGAGAATGAACCACTCTATGTCGTTGCAATTGGAGCGATTACGAATGTTGCCTCTGCCATTGCCAAATGCCCCGAAATCATTCAGAGGATCGTCGTCGTCTGGCTTGGACCGAACTCGTACTGGTGGCCGACACAAGATATTTTTAACGTCTCGCAGGATTATCACGCCTCACGCATCATCTACGACAGTGGAGTTCCTCTTGTCATCCTGCCTTGCCACAGCGTTGCCTCGCATCTGCTTACATCAACCTACGAGATTGACGCTTGCCTGCGCGATCGCAACAAGCTTGGCACCTACTTCAGCGATTTGTTCCACGGCAGATTCGAGCGGTTCGGCCGCAATCGTCCTGGTTGGTCCAAGGTGCTGTGGGATGTCTCGGCGATTGCTTGGCTTCTCAATGAAGAATGGGTGCCATCCGTTGTGCGACGAACGCCGATCCTTAATCCGAACTTCACTTACTCCGTCGATGACACCCGTCATTTCTACAAAGAAGCGATCGACATTGACCGCAGTCTCGTCTATATCGATCTGTTCGAGAAGCTGTCCAAGCCTTACTAGTACCTGACCACCAGCTTGCGATTAACGGGCCACGGCCATGCTGCTCTCTCGGTATTGGCCGGGCGTAATGCCGACACTTCGTTTGAAGGCGCGAATGAAGCTGTGCACATTGGTATAACCGACCTCTCCGCTGATCGCAAGAACTGTCTGGCTGTCCATCATCAGCAGCTGCTTTGAACGCTCAATCCGTTTCTGTGTAAGGAGGCTGTAGAAGGTATAGCCTGTGCGCTGCTTCAACAGTCGGTTCAGATAGGTCGACGAGCAGTGCATCTCATCCGTCACCTGCGCCAGGCCAAAATCCTTCCCGAAATGCACATCAATATAAGCCAGTGCCTCCTCGACAATATGCGTTGCTAACAGAGATTGGCAGAACATCGTAATCGAGCCTTCTTGCTTATGGAGCATTCGCTCCACGACGCCATACATGATCGAATTGTACAGCGCCTCTGCCTCCTTCTGATCGGTTGCGGCTGGGACGATGGGACTTTGAAAAGTTTGCATTTTCCGAGATGCCTCCTCACCAAAAAGTACATGATCGTACGCGCGTTACGGCTTCAAATATTGCGCTGCTTCGCGCTCCAGTACGGCAAGCTTCTCGACTCTTCTGCGGAACTGCTCTTCGGTGCTGAACGTCGCCTGCACGAATGATGCAATCAGATCCTTGGCAAGCCAAGCGCCGACGATCTGAGCGCCGATGCACATGATGTTCACATCGTCATGCTCTACGCTTTGATGCGCGGAATGATAGTCGTGGCATACAGCCGCGCGAATGCCGGGAATCTTGTTCGCTGCAATACTCGCGCCGACACCTGTTCCGCACACCATAATGCCGCGTTCCGCCTCGCCGTTCAGAACAGCTTGACAGACTAGCCGGGCAATATCCGGAAAATCCACTGCTTCTGCACTATGGCAGCCATGGTCAATGACCTCGCAACCAAGCGAGCGCAAGTGCTCCACTACCGCTGCTTTCAACTGAAACCCAGCGTGATCGCAGCCAAGAGAAATCTTCATAGGCGCATCCCTCCAAAGGAAAGTAAGTCATTCGAGGTGCAAAATGACAACGTTGCCATTAACAAAAAAACGAGTAGCTGGAGAGCTGCAGAAATAGAGCTTTGTGCTCTCGTTTGCTTGCTCTCGTTTTATTTTATGGCAACGTTGCCAATTTAAGCAGATCATAGCGTAGGTCGCTTGCAGCTGTCAACCCGTTCCATTTAAAATTTACATGCTGCTTTGCTAGCATTTTGCACGGAGATTCATTAAAATCGTGATAGATGGTATCGTTTACACATAGATGAGCCATGACGATCAAGGAGGAAATTGCGATTAAGAAACCAACTATACATGACGTCGCAGAACGAGCGAAAGTGACGCCCTCCACCGTATCACGGGTAATGAATGGCTCAAGCCTAGTCAAGCCGAAGACCCGACAGCGGGTACTCGATGCCGTCCAAAGTCTCAGCTACGTGCCGAGTCGAACGGCCCGTATGTTCAAGTCCGGCAAGAGCGGCATCCTCGGACTGGTCGTGAGCGCACAGCATATTAGCGAGCTTGTCTACAATGCCGGCTTTCAATCGCTCTTCAAAGCGCTAACGGAGAAAGCCCATGCTGAGGGCTACAATCTCCTCATTATTACATCGGCCCGCGCGGATTCTGACTCCTTCTTCGATGTCATTAAGAGCCAGGCTGCCGATGGTTTTATTATTTTGAGCCCATCCGGGAGTGAGGTGCTGGCTTCGAAGCTCGAAGAAGCGGGCATCCCTTATGTGTTTAATATGAAATATTCGAATAAGCCCGAGGATCTTTACTATGCTTCCTACGACGATGTAGAAGCGGGTTATATCGCAGCCAAATATTTGCTTGATCTGAATCATACCGACATCCGGTTCATCGTCGGCAGCATTAACGGCAGCGTGATCTCCTTCAACAGTGATCGCATTATCGGCGTGAAGAAGGCGTTCGAGGAGTACGGATTGCCATTTCAAGACGACTCCATCGTCCGTGTTCCGGGCCAAATGGAAGAGAGCTATGACGCAATTCATCAGCTCATGACGGCGCAGAAGCCGACGGCGCTGATGATCTCGAATGAAACGACAACGGTCGCTGCGCTCAATTATTTCTACGATTACGGCTACCGTGTCCCGCAGGATCTGTCGGTCATCGGATTCGGACCAGCGGACTTTTACCGCAGGCTGCGTCCCAATTTAACAAGCGTCAGCTTCGATATCGCATGGTCCAGCGGCCGGATCGTCGACATGCTGCTGCAGCGAATCGAAGGGGTACCGGTGCTGCCCGAGCTACCGAAGAAGCCGGAGCTAGTAATCCGAGATAGCACAGCACGCAGGGGAGGATAGCGGGGGAGGATTGAGTGTGGTCCACCAGACCAGCTTCTTGAGCTCGTTTGGATGGATTTCTGTGAGATGTGGTCCAGCAGACCAGCTTCTTTCGCTCGCTTGGGCGGTTTTCTACGAATGTAGTCCACCAGACCAGCTTCTTGAGCTCGCTTGGGTGGTTTTCTGCGAATGTAGTCCAGCAGACCAGCTTCTTGCACTCGTTTGGGCGGATTTCTGCGAATGTAGTCCAGCAGACCAGCTTCTTTCGCTCGCTTGGATGGAGTTCTACGAATGTAGTCCAGTTTGGCTACCTCTCTCGCATAAATGGTCCCTTTCCACTCATGTAGATCCCTAGGGGATTCTCTTTCACCAAATTAGCTGCTTTCCCACTCATGTAGATCCCTGGGGGATGCTCTTTCACCAAATTGGCTGCTTTCCCACTCATGTAGATCCCTGGGGGATACTCTTTCACCAAATTAGCTGCTTTCCCACTCATGTAGATCCCTGGGGGATGCTCTTTCACCAAATTGGCTGCTTTCCCACTCATGTAGATCCCTGGGGGATACTCTTTCACCAAATTAGCTGCCTCTCCACTTATGTAAATCCCTAGGGGATGCTCTTTCGCCAAATTGGCTGCTTTCCCACTCAAAAAGCACCCACCGCAATCCTGCGAGTGAGTGCTCTTTTGCATCAAATCACACGTTAGCCCCGAACCGGCTCGGAGCTTTGCGGAGCATAAATTTGCGGATTTTGGCGGCGGCATTCTTCGATGACGACCAGCTGCTGGCGTACCTGCTGCGGCGTGATTTCGAGTGGGGCTCCATCTAGGATTGTGCGGCGCAGCATGTGGTAGAGTTGCTCCGCCATGTAGCCATACTCGTCTTTGCCGTCCTTGAGCGCGAGCTCCCAGCCTTCCGAATGCCATGTGAGCGTCTCACGGCAGTAAGACGGCAGGCCGTTCTTATCGACAAGAGGCTCCGTAATGAGCTGCTGCTCAGGCGCTTCCTCCGACTTGAAGTACCTCCACTCCAGACGCTCGTTGTTGCCACGCAAGCCGCCGTTCGTTCCCTGAATAACGAACTGCTCGCCAGGAAACACACTACAGGAGGACACTTCCACATCAACCGTCGGACGGCCTTCCCCTTGCAGCACCAGCTTCACATAATCTTCCGCGTCACCGAATGTGTTCGCACGGTCCATGATGCATTTTACCTCCGGCATACTATCGTTCCCGAACAGCTGCAGCGCCTGATCGAGCACATGCGAGCCGAGATTGAGCAAGCTGCCG
This window harbors:
- a CDS encoding helix-turn-helix transcriptional regulator, with translation MQTFQSPIVPAATDQKEAEALYNSIMYGVVERMLHKQEGSITMFCQSLLATHIVEEALAYIDVHFGKDFGLAQVTDEMHCSSTYLNRLLKQRTGYTFYSLLTQKRIERSKQLLMMDSQTVLAISGEVGYTNVHSFIRAFKRSVGITPGQYRESSMAVAR
- a CDS encoding Gfo/Idh/MocA family protein; protein product: MSQNILKVGIIGQGRSGRDIHGLNLAKLPDYFQIVAVADSLPERQQLAEKEFGCKAYGTWQEMIAAESLDLVINASPSHQHVPISLELLNHGFHVLCEKPLARTSAEVDQLIEASERSGKLLAVFQQSRYMPAYVKIREVIASGVLGRIVQLDFTSSRFTRRWDWQTLQSNNGGSLLNLGSHVLDQALQLFGNDSMPEVKCIMDRANTFGDAEDYVKLVLQGEGRPTVDVEVSSCSVFPGEQFVIQGTNGGLRGNNERLEWRYFKSEEAPEQQLITEPLVDKNGLPSYCRETLTWHSEGWELALKDGKDEYGYMAEQLYHMLRRTILDGAPLEITPQQVRQQLVVIEECRRQNPQIYAPQSSEPVRG
- the rpiB gene encoding ribose 5-phosphate isomerase B, producing the protein MKISLGCDHAGFQLKAAVVEHLRSLGCEVIDHGCHSAEAVDFPDIARLVCQAVLNGEAERGIMVCGTGVGASIAANKIPGIRAAVCHDYHSAHQSVEHDDVNIMCIGAQIVGAWLAKDLIASFVQATFSTEEQFRRRVEKLAVLEREAAQYLKP
- a CDS encoding nucleoside hydrolase; its protein translation is MVDYAKYRLDDAMMLKRLAHPNGKVRMILDTDAFNEVDDQFALAYSLLSPEKLQVLAVTAAPFFNWNSTSPGEGMEKSYHEIFNIYKLMELNQAPPVYRGSAQFMDSADEPVPSQAVDRIIELALSGGENEPLYVVAIGAITNVASAIAKCPEIIQRIVVVWLGPNSYWWPTQDIFNVSQDYHASRIIYDSGVPLVILPCHSVASHLLTSTYEIDACLRDRNKLGTYFSDLFHGRFERFGRNRPGWSKVLWDVSAIAWLLNEEWVPSVVRRTPILNPNFTYSVDDTRHFYKEAIDIDRSLVYIDLFEKLSKPY
- a CDS encoding LacI family DNA-binding transcriptional regulator, whose translation is MTIKEEIAIKKPTIHDVAERAKVTPSTVSRVMNGSSLVKPKTRQRVLDAVQSLSYVPSRTARMFKSGKSGILGLVVSAQHISELVYNAGFQSLFKALTEKAHAEGYNLLIITSARADSDSFFDVIKSQAADGFIILSPSGSEVLASKLEEAGIPYVFNMKYSNKPEDLYYASYDDVEAGYIAAKYLLDLNHTDIRFIVGSINGSVISFNSDRIIGVKKAFEEYGLPFQDDSIVRVPGQMEESYDAIHQLMTAQKPTALMISNETTTVAALNYFYDYGYRVPQDLSVIGFGPADFYRRLRPNLTSVSFDIAWSSGRIVDMLLQRIEGVPVLPELPKKPELVIRDSTARRGG